Proteins encoded in a region of the Populus alba chromosome 13, ASM523922v2, whole genome shotgun sequence genome:
- the LOC118060854 gene encoding 26S proteasome regulatory subunit 6A homolog A — MATPMVEDSSFEDDQLASMTTEDITRKSRLLDNEIRILKEEVQRTNLELDSYKEKIKENQEKIKLNKQLPYLVGNIVEILEMNPEDEAEEDGANIDLDSQRKGKCVVLKTSTRQTIFLPVVGLVDPDKLKPGDLVGVNKDSYLILDTLPSEYDSRVKAMEVDEKPTEDYNDIGGLEKQIQELVEAIVLPMTHQERFQKLGIRPPKGILLYGPPGTGKTLMARACAAQTNATFLKLAGPQLVQMFIGDGAKLVRDAFQLAKEKSPCIIFIDEIDAIGTKRFDSEVSGDREVQRTMLELLNQLDGFSSDDRIKVIAATNRADILDPALMRSGRLDRKIEFPHPSEEARARILQIHSRKMNVHPDVNFEELARSTDDFNGAQLKAVCVEAGMLALRRDATEVNHEDFNEGIIQVQAKKKASLNYYA, encoded by the exons ATGGCAACCCCGATGGTGGAGGATTCAAGCTTCGAAGATGACCAGCTTGCTTCCATGACTACTGAAGATATCACAAGAAAGTCTCGTCTTCTTGATAACGAGATTCGCATTCTCAAG GAAGAGGTGCAGAGAACGAATCTGGAGCTGGATTCATATAAGGAGAAGATAAAGGAGAATCAAGAGAAGATAAAACTCAACAAGCAGCTGCCATACCTGGTTGGCAACATTGTCGAG ATTTTGGAAATGAACCCAGAAGACGAGGCTGAAGAAGATGGGGCAAACATTGACCTTGACTCTCAAAGGAAGGGTAAATGTGTTGTGCTGAAAACATCAACTCGTCAG ACTATTTTTCTTCCTGTTGTTGGGCTTGTTGATCCTGACAAGTTAAAACCTGGGGACCTGGTTGGAGTCAACAAAGATAGCTACCTGATTTTGGATACTCTACCGTCAGAATATGATTCACGAGTTAAGGCCATGGAGGTTGATGAAAAACCCACAGAAGACTACAATGATATTGGAGGCTTGGAGAAGCAG ATCCAAGAATTAGTTGAGGCTATTGTATTGCCCATGACTCACCAGGAGCGATTTCAGAAGTTGGGTATTCGTCCTCCCAAAGGTATCCTCTTGTACGGACCTCCCGGAACTGGGAAAACATTGATGGCCCGTGCTTGTGCTGCACAAACAAATGCCACTTTCTTAAAGTTGGCAGGCCCACAACTTGTTCAG ATGTTCATTGGAGATGGAGCCAAACTTGTCCGTGATGCCTTCCAGCTTGCAAAAGAGAAATCTCCCTGCATCATTTTTATAGATGAAATAGATGCTATTGGCACAAAGCGGTTTGACAG TGAGGTTAGTGGAGATAGGGAAGTGCAGAGGACCATGTTAGAATTGCTCAATCAGCTTGATGGCTTTAGCAGTGATGACAGGATTAAG GTGATTGCTGCAACAAATCGTGCTGATATCCTGGACCCAGCCCTCATGCGATCAGGTCGACTGGATCGCAAAATTGAATTTCCACATCCAAGTGAAGAAGCTAGAGCTCGAATTTTGCAG ATCCATTCAAGGAAGATGAACGTCCATCCTGACGTGAACTTTGAAGAGCTTGCTCGCTCCACAGATGATTTTAATGGGGCACAGCTGAAAGCAGTTTGTGTCGAAGCTGGGATGCTAGCTCTTCGCCGTGATGCAACCGAG GTGAATCATGAGGATTTTAATGAAGGTATCATCCAGGTGCAAGCGAAGAAAAAAGCCAGTCTTAATTATTATGCATAA
- the LOC118060853 gene encoding uncharacterized protein, with protein MAEIKADIALDHRLTIAEVTDMSAQKPDPKIRVASLDIFRGLTVALMILVDDAGGEWPKIGHAPWNGCNLADFVMPFFLFIVGMAIPLAFKRITSRHHAVKRVIVRTLKLLFWGILLQGGFSHAPDKLTYGVDMKKIRWCGILQRIAFAYIVVALMEIFTKKKQTRELPPGWLCIYKLYSSQWLMGACILVIYLAVIYGTYVPHWQFTVNDRDSADYGKVFTVECAVRGKLDPPCNAVGFIDREILGINHMYQHPAWKRSEACTENSPYEGPFRTSAPSWCKAPFEPEGILSSISAVLSTIIGVHFGHVLVYMRGHAARLKHWIVMGFALLILGLVLHFTHAIPLNKQLYTFSYVCVTSGAAALVFSSIYALVDIWGWKCIFQPLAWIGMNAMLVYVMAAEGIFASFINGWYYNDPHNTLIYWIQKHIFIGVWHSQRVGILLYVIFAEILFWGMVAGIFHRLEIYWKL; from the exons ATGGCCGAAATTAAGGCCGATATTGCTTTAGACCACCGGCTGACAATTGCTGAGGTAACCGATATGTCAGCCCAAAAGCCTGACCCGAAAATTCGTGTAGCTTCGTTAGATATCTTCAGAGGCCTCACTGTTGCT TTAATGATCTTGGTTGATGATGCTGGAGGAGAATGGCCTAAGATTGGACATGCACCATGGAATGGTTGTAACCTTGCCGACTTCGTAATGCCTTTCTTTTTGTTCATAGTAGGAATGGCCATTCCTCTTGCTTTTAAG AGAATTACAAGCCGGCACCATGCTGTCAAGAGGGTGATTGTTAGAACTTTGAAACTACTTTTCTGGGGTATTTTGTTACAAG GGGGCTTCTCCCATGCTCCTGACAAACTTACTTATGGAGTTGACATGAAGAAGATAAGATGGTGTGGGATTCTTCAG AGAATTGCTTTTGCTTACATAGTAGTGGCACTGATGGAaatatttacaaagaaaaagcaAACCAGGGAGCTACCACCTGGATGGCTCTGCATTTACAAGCTATATAGCTCGCAATG GCTGATGGGAGCATGTATACTTGTTATTTACTTGGCTGTAATCTACGGGACTTACGTGCCTCACTGGCAGTTCACTGTCAACGATAGAGACAGTGCTGATTATGGGAAGGTTTTCACT GTAGAGTGTGCTGTCAGAGGAAAACTGGATCCTCCTTGTAATGCGGTTGGTTTCATCGACAGAGAAATTTTAGGAATCAATCACATGTATCAGCATCCAGCTTGGAAGAGATCTGAG GCCTGCACAGAGAATTCCCCATATGAGGGGCCTTTCCGAACCAGTGCTCCGTCGTGGTGCAAAGCTCCTTTTGAACCTGAAGGAATCCTAAG CTCAATATCTGCAGTTCTTTCTACCATCATTGGAGTTCATTTTGGACATGTGCTTGTATATATGAGg GGTCATGCAGCTAGACTGAAGCATTGGATTGTGATGGGATTTGCCCTTCTTATTTTAGGGCTTGTTCTTCATTTCACACATG CGATTCCCTTAAATAAGCAACTATACACTTTCAGCTATGTTTGTGTAACATCCGGAGCAGCAGCATTGGTGTTTTCATCCATCTACGCCCTG GTTGATATTTGGGGTTGGAAGTGCATCTTTCAGCCACTAGCATGGATTGGCATGAACGCAATGCTTGTTTACGTCATGGCTGCTGAAGGCATCTTTGCAAGTTTCATCAATGGGTGGTACTACAATGATCCTCACAATACACTG ATATACTGGATtcaaaagcatatttttataGGAGTTTGGCATTCTCAAAGAGTTGGCATTCTACTTTATGTTATCTTTGCAGAGATCCTCTTCTGGGGCATGGTTGCAGGCATTTTCCATCGCCTAGAAATTTACTGGAAgctttaa